The Balneola sp. DNA segment CAGCTTATACTCCATATCAGGCCGAAATAGCTCAGGGAAGGCTCGAAGCTTTGATCAACTTTCAAACTATGGTAAGTGATTTAACAGGAATGGAACTTGCCAATGCGTCACTTCTTGATGAAGGTACAGCGGCTGCTGAAGCAATGAGTATGTTGCTGGGAGTTCGGAAAGGAGCGAAGAGAAAGGAAGCACATGACTTCTTCGTAAGCGAGCATTGCCACCCTCAAACTATCGAAGTACTCCAGACTCGTGCAGAGCCTATTGGAGTAAATATAATTGTAGGGGATCATAATGAACTGGATGTTACCAATCCGGCTTTATATGGAATATTGCTTCAATATCCTGCAAGTAACGGAAGTGTAGAAGATTATTCGAACCTGATAACTGCTGCTCATGAAAATCAGGTTCGCGTAGTAGTTGCGGCTGATTTATTGAGCCTTACCTTATTAACCCCTCCAGGAGAAATGGGAGCGGATATTGTGGTGGGAACTACACAACGATTTGGGGTACCAATGGGATTTGGAGGTCCTCATGCAGCGTATTACGCAACTAAAGAAGAGTTCAAGCGCCAGATACCGGGCCGTATTATAGGAGTAACGCAGGATGCGGAAGGAAAGCCTGCTTATAGAATGGCTCTTCAAACAAGAGAACAGCATATAAGAAGAGAAAAGGCTACCTCAAATATTTGTACCGCTCAGGTTTTACTAGGAGTAATGGCAGGGATGTACGGGGTATATCATGGAGCTGAAGGATTAACAAGAATAGCTTCAAAAGTCTATGGATTAACCAAATTAACTAAAGCAGGCTTACAAGCCCTTGATGTAGAAGTAGAAACAGCAGCGTTTTTTGATACGATAACTGTAAAAGCCAACGAAAAGAGAATCCGGAAAGTCGCGGAAGCTAATGAAGTAAACTTTAGATATTTCGGAGACGGCAGAGTTGGAATTTCTTTTGATGAAGCAAAAGAGATAGAGGATGTTGAGCTGGTTCTTTCAATTTTTGCTGAGGCAGAAGGAAGAGTTCAAAACTTTGATGTCAGAGCTCACTCCGAAAGTGTTTCAATCTCTTTACCAGCTACATTGACTCGTACTTCAGAGTTTATGACGCACCCGGTATTTAGTTTGTACCAAACGGAGCATGAAATGCTTCGCTATATGAAACGCCTCGAGAATAAAGATCTGAGTTTGGTTCACTCTATGATTTCCCTTGGCTCATGCACAATGAAACTGAATGCAACGGCAGAGATGATTCCGGTAACCTGGCCTGAATTTGGACAACTGCATCCATTCGCTCCAAAAAATCAGGCGGGTGGCTACTACCAGCTATTCGACGAGCTGGTTGAGTGGTTGAGCGAAATCACTGGTTTTGATTCCGTTTCTTTACAACCAAATTCCGGCGCTCAGGGAGAGTACGCTGGACTTATGACTATCCGGGCCTATCATAAGAGTAGAGGAGAAGGACACAGGAACATCGCTTTGATACCTTCTTCAGCACATGGTACTAATCCTGCAAGTGCCGTAATGGCTGGAATGGATGTAGTAGTGGTGGCAACTGATAAATATGGAAACATCTCCACTGAAGATCTTGCAGAAAAGGCGGAAAAGTATAGTGATCGTTTAGCTGCTTTAATGATTACTTATCCATCAACACATGGTGTATTTGAGCACAAAGTGAAAGAATTTTGCGAAATCATACATCAGCATGGCGGGCAAGTATATATGGATGGAGCCAATATGAATGCCCAGGTCGGATTGACTAGTCCCGGCGAAATTGGGGCAGATGTTTGTCATCTGAACCTTCATAAGACTTTCTGTATTCCCCATGGAGGTGGTGGACCCGGAATGGGACCAATTGGTGTAGCAAAACATTTAACTCCGTTTCTTTCTGGTCATTCGGTCATTGAAACAGGTGGAAATCAGGGAATCACAGCTATATCTGCAGCTCCCTTTGGAAGTGCCAGTATTTTAACCATTTCATATGCGTACATCAGAATGATGGGTGCAAATGGGTTAACGGATGCTACCAGATATGCGATTTTAAATGCCAATTACATTAAAGATCGGTTGAAAGACCATTTCCCAATTTTATATACAGGAAAGTCTGGTCGTTCAGCACATGAGTTTATCGTTGATTTAAGACCATTCAAACAAACTGCAGGAATAGAAGCTGTGGATGTAGCGAAGCGCCTTATGGATTATGGTTTTCATGCACCTACTATGAGTTTCCCGGTTGCAGGTACCTTAATGATTGAACCGACTGAAAGCGAAAGCAAGGAAGAGCTTGATCGGTTTTGTGAAGCGATGATTAACATAAGGCATGAGATCCGTGAAATTGAAGATGGAATAGCTGACCAGGAAAGTAATGTACTTAAACATGCTCCTCACACAATGAGAGTGGTTATGGCAGAATCTTGGGAAAGAAGTTATTCTCGTGAAAAAGGAGCCTTTCCCATAGAGGAGCTTCGGTTCAATAAATTCTGGCCAAGTGTTTCCAGAGTAGACGACGCGTATGGCGATCGTAATTTAATATGCTCTTGCATTCCAATCGATGCGTATGAGATGGAGGAAGTAGAGGGTTAAGAGGTTATTCTCACTTTTTGTAACGGTTATAACTTCGTAGAAACAAGCTTTTACTAAATACTTCTTGCTCATTCGGTTTTTAGTGAATTTATTAGGCATCCAATCCTAACTACAATTCACTATGATGAAGAATAAAGCTTTGCTACTAACTTTCTCTATTGCTCTTCTATTCTCCTTACAAGGATTTGGGCAATATGGGTATATGGAGCCTTCTCAGGCTATGATTGATTTGGTGGAAAATGATGCCACACCCTTCTTTTCAATAGCTCCAAATGGAGAAACCATGGCATTACTTCACAGACCCGGAAGGCCGTCTATTGAAGAAGTATCCCAGCCAGAGCTCCGATTAGCGGGTATAAGAATAAATCCAAGAATATCCGGTCCTTCTCGTACCAATACAATGAATGGAATTACAATCCGGAATATGGAAAATGGTAAAGATGTTGAAGTTACCGGCCTTCCTGAATCTCCAAAAATAACCGATGTCTCATGGTCTCCTGATAGCAAGCATATTGCTTTTTTAGTTATTCAAAGCAACAGAATTGAGTTATGGAAAGCGGAGGTAAAAAACGGAAAAGCTTCTCGAATTTCTGATATCGAAGTTAACGATACCTATGGCACTCCGATGACGTGGAGTCGTGATTCTAAGTCTGTATTAGTTCAAATGATATCGAAAGATCGTGGTTCAGTACCTGAAGAAAGTCTCGTGCCAACAGGTCCGACTATAGAACAAAGCACCGGCAATGCTACTCCTGCAAGAACATACCAGGATTTACTTCAAAACAAGTATGATGAAGATTTGTTCGATCATTACTTTACTTCTGTTATTGCTGAAGTAACTTTAGACGGTAAAGTTACAGAGCTAACTGAGCCTGGTATATACACCACAATTCGAATAAGCCCTGATAACGATTACATACTTATGACGGAGATTAAAAGGCCGTATTCATACAGGGTTCCGGCATTCCGTTTTCCAAATGAGTCTAAAGTATTAGATCGTGATGGTGAACTGGTAACTATGGTCGCTGACCTTCCGCTTAGAGATCAAATTCCTATTGGTTTCTCATCCACTTATGAAGGACCACGTTCTATTAACTGGAGAGCTGATCAGCCAGCTACTCTGGTTTGGGTTGAAGCATTAGATGGTGGAGATCAACGAAGGGAAGTAGAAAAAAGAGATAGAGTATTAATGCAGGAAGTTCCATTTCGGGGCGAGGCCACCAAATTGGTAGATCTTGAGTTTAGATATTCAGGTATTTCATGGAGTGAAGAAGGTTTTGCATTAGCTAATGAATATTGGAGATCATCTCGCCAGGGAAGAACCTGGATGGTTAATCCTGACAAAGGTGAAGTAGAACTGGTATTTGACAGAAATACCGAAGATAGATATACAGATCCGGGATCTCCGGAGTTCAAAAGATCTAAGTACGGAACCTATGTACTTCATACAACCGATCGAGGTGCAAAAGTCTTAATGAGTGGACAAGGGTACTCACCTGAAGGAAACCAACCATTCCTTAATTCTTTCGATCTCAAGTCCGGTGAAACGGAGGAACTATGGCGTTCCGAAGCTCCTTATTATGAATATTTGGTAGCTGTACTGGATAAAGATGGTTCTGAGATCATTACGCGCAGGGAATCTGTTACCGAGCAGCCTAATTACTACATGAGGGATGTTGAGAAAGATGAGATGAAACAAATTACTTTTTTCGAACATCCAACACCTGATCTAAAAGGAGTAACAAAAGAGTTTATTACTTATGAGCGAGAAGACGGTGTAAATCTATCGGCCACGGTATTTCTTCCACCGGGATATGATAAAGAGCGTGATGGCAAACTACCTTCTTTGGTATGGGCATATCCTCGAGAGTTCAAAAGTGCGAACGCGGCAAGTCAGGTAACAACGTCTCCATATCGGTTTACAAGTATCAGTTATTGGGGGCCTCACTTCATGCTTACTGAAGGCTATGCCGTAGTTCAGGGTGCTGCCATGCCTATTATCGGAGAAGGTGACGACCAACCTAATGATACATTTGTAGAACAGTTAGTGGCAAACGGCCAGGCCATTGTAGATGAACTTGACCGAATGGGAGTTGGCGATCCTCAACGAGTAGGAGTTGGCGGGCACAGTTATGGTGCTTTCATGACTGCTAACCTTCTTGCTCATTCTGATATTTTCAGAGCTGGGATTGCACGAAGTGGTGCCTATAATCGTTCTCTTACACCATTTGGATTCCAAGCTGAGCCTCGCACATTCTGGGAGGCACCTGAGATCTATTTTGAGATGTCTCCGTTTATGAACGCGGAGAAGATTAATGAACCACTTCTTCTAATTCATGGCGAGGTAGACAATAATTCAGGAACATTTCCAATTCAAAGCCAGCGAATGTACGGTGCAGTGAGTGGTTTGGGCGGTACGGTTAAATTGGTGATGCTCCCACATGAAAGTCATGGTTATGTTGCCCGGGAATCACTGCTCCATATGTTATATGAGCAAACGGAGTGGATGAATACATACGTTCGGGATGCACAACCAAGAGAATTGGAAAGGGTTACCCCAGAGGTTGACTAAAAGCTTAAAAGCCTTCTTTGGAAGGCTTTTTTTATTTCATTATAGAATGGCAAATAAAATCCGGGATAATACCTGTTGACTGAATATTCAATGGGGCTTTTTCTTCGCGTGTATTTCCTGAAAGAACGAGCATAGTTTTTACTCCGAATTTATTTCCCCCAAGAATATCGGTTTCAAGGGTGTCGCCCACCATCAGGATATCGCTTTTATCAATTTCTCCTAATTCATCGGTTAGTCGCTCGTAAGCATACATGAACATTTGGGAATCTGGTTTTCCAAAATGGATGAATTTCCGGTGCAACATAGATTCTACCAATTTTGCGATTCCCCCCGTAGCTACGGCAACATCATGTTTGGCAACGGGGTAGAATTTGTCGGAATTAGCAAGAATTACAGGCATGGTTTTTTTGCGAAGTATATTCACTGTTTTATTGATGTCTGTATTCCAATCAAATCCCTCATCATCAAGGAAGACAAAAGCAGAGATATCATCCAGGTTGTTTAGGTTAATATCAGAAACAGCTATATGCTCAAGCCCCGATTGAAGAATGTATTCAGCTGAATTCTCCGTTCCGAGGTAGGCAATCTTTCCGTCTTTTATCTTTTGTTTGAGGAAGTTTTTTGCCATCATACCAGAAGTCACAATTTCATGTAACTCGATGTTATCCAAACCAATTTTTGCTAAACTTTCCTTTTGTTGTTTTCTGCTCCGCGATGCATCATTCGTTAAAATCCGAAACGTTTTTCCCTGATCTTTAATCCACTGAATGGTGTTATTTGCTCCTTCAATTTGTCCCTGGTGATTTTTGATTACTCCGTAGGAGTCGAGCATGATCACTTTGAAGTCTTTAGCAATGTCAAAAAAAGAAGGATAACTCATAGTTATAGATTTAATGCTTTTAGTAGTGGATAGGGATCAAATTTTTGTTCAATGGAAGGAAGGTGAGTATCGAATGCTTCTTTTTGAAGTTTAGTAGCAAATACTTCATGATAAAAGTACCTGCCATATTTAACTACATAAGTAAGGAGAAAGAATCGATAACACTCTTTTAAAAAAAGAATTTCCTGCTCTGATAGAGGGAAAATTTTATGGTATTCAGTTAGGAACAGCAGGAATCGTTCTTCCATCAACACATCTATGTTGTAGGTGAACACGGTTCTGTCCCCTATGTCAGAAACTACCCGGCTAAAAAAGTAAAAGTCCATCATTCTGGTACTCATCCTAAACCAATCGTAATCCCATCTCGAGAAAAACTCAAAATCTTTGTTCACTGAAAAGTTGCCGATATTCCAATCCACAAAAACAGGAATGATATCCAACTCATTAGCTCCTAGTTTTTTATACTCTTTCTTAAACTCGAGACACTGGGATTCAATCAAATCCAGATACATATGATGTTGAAGATGCCCTTCATCGGATTTTAACACATCCAAAAGCCCATCAATGTCTACTTTCATTGTTTTGGAAGAAAAGGGTAAAGTACCCTTTACGCTATCACAAGCCTTATGAAATTTTGCGGTTTCGTGTGCTAAGCCACGGATTTGATCTTCATTTAATCTCCTGGGCAGCTTTTGTTGAATTCTTATCGGGCGGTAGAAAACAACCCAGACATCAATGATCTCCGCGTGATATCGATACACAAACAACTCATTACCTTTCATTAGAGATCTGGCAAGGAAGTTCTCAAAAGGGTGAGGCAGGTTGTTAGAGAGGGAATTGATGATGCTATGATCTTCAACAAAATGATCAAATTCACCGAAATAGGAGAGCTTAGCTACAATAAGATTATGATCTCTAAGGGTGATCGAGTACACATGGTTGGTTGATACCTTGGCACTTATATCTTCAATTCTAAAAATTTCTCTGGAGCTATCATACGCGTTCCAGGCTTCTCGCACTATATCATTAAAGTCTATAAAGGACATGCCGGATATTAAATAATTTCAAAGTATCTCTTTAACTCCCAATTCGATTTATTTGGATCGTATTGGTGACACTCCCATTCTCTTGTTTTTATAAAGTGATCCACAAACTCCTTTCCAAAAAGTTCTACAGGTATTTCAGAATCCTTCATAGCCTCTATAGCTGTTTTCAAATCCTGCGGTAGTCTTTTTTGCTCCGTCAATTCGTATTGGTTTCCGGAAGTAGCAGGGATATTGAGTTCCAGGTTATTGTTGATCCCGTACAGACCTGAGGCCAGGCTCCCAGCCATCGCTAAATAAGGATTTATATCTGCGCCAGGAACTCGGTTTTCTATTCTCATTGATTTTTTTCCATGCGGAATAACCCGAAGAGTAGTGGTTCGGTTTTCAACTCCCCAACTAGCAGAGGTAGGGGCCCATGATCCTTCCACATAGCGCTTATAGCTGTTTATTGTTGGAGCATACATCGGCATAATATATGGGAGGCAATGAAGTACCCCTGCTATATATTGTTGGGCTAGTTCAGTGAGGTTTTTCTCTCGCTTATCATCATAAAAGAGATTATTACCCTCAGCATCCCACAAACTTTGATGGATATGCGCACTGCATCCGGGAAGTCGGTCAGTCCATTTCGACATGAATGAAGCCGTTAATCCATATTGAGAAGCAATTTCTTTAACTGCAGTTTTGAACAGCGTAGCTCTATCTGCAGCTTCAACAACACTGGTGTAAGCAATTGCTGCTTCATAAACCCCATCTCCGGTTTCGGTATGTAAGCCTTCAATCGGTACTCCAAAATTTGATAACGATTCGAATAAATCGTTCACATACTCTGAATTTTGCGAAGCCCGAAGAATAGAATAGCCAAACATACCAGGTGTAAGTGGAGTCGGATTGGTGTAATCTTTTTCTTGTAGGGAATGTGGAGTCTCAAGGAAATTAAACCATTCAAATTCAGCTGAAAATTTTGAGGTATATCCAAGCTCAGAAAGTTGTTGCTCAACTTTCTTGAGAACTGACCGTGGGCAAACGCCACTTAGGTCATTCGATTCAGAGAAGTCAGCGAGGAAAAAAAGTTTTCCTTCTTCCCAGGGTATATTCCTTATAGTAGAAGGGTCAATAAGTGCAAATGAGTCGGGATATCCGGTATGCCATCCGCTTACCTCAGAATTGTCATAAACCTCATCATTCATATCCCAACCAAATATTACATTGCAAAAGCCCACTCCTTTATCCAGGGCATTAAGGAATTTCTCTTTGCTGATTAGCTTACCTCTTAACACTCCATCAATATCTGTTACAGCAAATTTTACACTTTGATGACTACTATTTTCTAATAACTGTTCAATTTGCTGTTTGGTCATAGCTATTTGCCTGGGTAGAATGATGAAATATTAAATTATTGAGAAATAGTAGCATTTCTAAGCTGTTCTGCTGTTATTTAGTGAATATTTCTGAATTACTCTAATGGAGTAGAAGTATGTTTAAAGAAAAACTTGACCATGAAAAGGTCAAAGCTATTCATCAACCAAGAGAAAAGACCAGGGAAAAACTTGATAATCCCAAGGCAAAAGGTCTTTCTACTACTCTTAATGAGTTTATTCCAACTGCTGAAAAACCTTGGGATAAAAAAAGGGCAGCCCACGTAATTCGAAGATTGTCTTTCGGGCTTCATTATAATGATTTGGATACTGCTCTTTTAATGACGCCTTCCCAATTCATCGATTCTATGATTGATGCAGCTCTAAATGCAGAAATGCCTGCTGCCCCGGAATGGGAAAACAAATACCCTCCCGGGTGGGGCGCCTCTGATGAAGAAGTAATTCAATACTTTTCGGAAAATTTTGATCTGTACATTGAATATCAAACGGAATGGACAGCCCTCATGAAAGCGCATCCTTTTCGAGAAAAGATGGTTCTTTTTTGGCATAATCATTTTGTTACAGAGATTGGAAAATATGAGTTAGCTCCCTATGCCTATCGACATTTTTCGATACTTAGAAATAATGCACTGGGAAACGTTAAGGACTTTGTGAGGGAAATAGGCCTGGATCAAGCAATGCTCATTTACCTCGATGGGGTTGAAAACAGAGCAGAGAGCCCAAATGAAAATTATGCGAGAGAGCTGTTGGAGCTTTTCACTATGGGGATTGGTAACTACACCCAAACCGATATTGAGGAGATAGCAAGGGCATTAACAGGTTACTGGGTAAACTACTTTGATTTTTCTGTTAA contains these protein-coding regions:
- the gcvP gene encoding glycine dehydrogenase (aminomethyl-transferring) translates to MSIHFEKEQFASRHNGSNISATSEMLETVKADNLDQLIDETIPKEIRLSQGLDLPEALSEVEFLEEFKKLASKNRVFKSFIGMGYYDTHVPNVIKRNILENPAWYTAYTPYQAEIAQGRLEALINFQTMVSDLTGMELANASLLDEGTAAAEAMSMLLGVRKGAKRKEAHDFFVSEHCHPQTIEVLQTRAEPIGVNIIVGDHNELDVTNPALYGILLQYPASNGSVEDYSNLITAAHENQVRVVVAADLLSLTLLTPPGEMGADIVVGTTQRFGVPMGFGGPHAAYYATKEEFKRQIPGRIIGVTQDAEGKPAYRMALQTREQHIRREKATSNICTAQVLLGVMAGMYGVYHGAEGLTRIASKVYGLTKLTKAGLQALDVEVETAAFFDTITVKANEKRIRKVAEANEVNFRYFGDGRVGISFDEAKEIEDVELVLSIFAEAEGRVQNFDVRAHSESVSISLPATLTRTSEFMTHPVFSLYQTEHEMLRYMKRLENKDLSLVHSMISLGSCTMKLNATAEMIPVTWPEFGQLHPFAPKNQAGGYYQLFDELVEWLSEITGFDSVSLQPNSGAQGEYAGLMTIRAYHKSRGEGHRNIALIPSSAHGTNPASAVMAGMDVVVVATDKYGNISTEDLAEKAEKYSDRLAALMITYPSTHGVFEHKVKEFCEIIHQHGGQVYMDGANMNAQVGLTSPGEIGADVCHLNLHKTFCIPHGGGGPGMGPIGVAKHLTPFLSGHSVIETGGNQGITAISAAPFGSASILTISYAYIRMMGANGLTDATRYAILNANYIKDRLKDHFPILYTGKSGRSAHEFIVDLRPFKQTAGIEAVDVAKRLMDYGFHAPTMSFPVAGTLMIEPTESESKEELDRFCEAMINIRHEIREIEDGIADQESNVLKHAPHTMRVVMAESWERSYSREKGAFPIEELRFNKFWPSVSRVDDAYGDRNLICSCIPIDAYEMEEVEG
- a CDS encoding S9 family peptidase, translating into MKNKALLLTFSIALLFSLQGFGQYGYMEPSQAMIDLVENDATPFFSIAPNGETMALLHRPGRPSIEEVSQPELRLAGIRINPRISGPSRTNTMNGITIRNMENGKDVEVTGLPESPKITDVSWSPDSKHIAFLVIQSNRIELWKAEVKNGKASRISDIEVNDTYGTPMTWSRDSKSVLVQMISKDRGSVPEESLVPTGPTIEQSTGNATPARTYQDLLQNKYDEDLFDHYFTSVIAEVTLDGKVTELTEPGIYTTIRISPDNDYILMTEIKRPYSYRVPAFRFPNESKVLDRDGELVTMVADLPLRDQIPIGFSSTYEGPRSINWRADQPATLVWVEALDGGDQRREVEKRDRVLMQEVPFRGEATKLVDLEFRYSGISWSEEGFALANEYWRSSRQGRTWMVNPDKGEVELVFDRNTEDRYTDPGSPEFKRSKYGTYVLHTTDRGAKVLMSGQGYSPEGNQPFLNSFDLKSGETEELWRSEAPYYEYLVAVLDKDGSEIITRRESVTEQPNYYMRDVEKDEMKQITFFEHPTPDLKGVTKEFITYEREDGVNLSATVFLPPGYDKERDGKLPSLVWAYPREFKSANAASQVTTSPYRFTSISYWGPHFMLTEGYAVVQGAAMPIIGEGDDQPNDTFVEQLVANGQAIVDELDRMGVGDPQRVGVGGHSYGAFMTANLLAHSDIFRAGIARSGAYNRSLTPFGFQAEPRTFWEAPEIYFEMSPFMNAEKINEPLLLIHGEVDNNSGTFPIQSQRMYGAVSGLGGTVKLVMLPHESHGYVARESLLHMLYEQTEWMNTYVRDAQPRELERVTPEVD
- a CDS encoding HAD-IIA family hydrolase, with translation MSYPSFFDIAKDFKVIMLDSYGVIKNHQGQIEGANNTIQWIKDQGKTFRILTNDASRSRKQQKESLAKIGLDNIELHEIVTSGMMAKNFLKQKIKDGKIAYLGTENSAEYILQSGLEHIAVSDINLNNLDDISAFVFLDDEGFDWNTDINKTVNILRKKTMPVILANSDKFYPVAKHDVAVATGGIAKLVESMLHRKFIHFGKPDSQMFMYAYERLTDELGEIDKSDILMVGDTLETDILGGNKFGVKTMLVLSGNTREEKAPLNIQSTGIIPDFICHSIMK
- a CDS encoding glutamine synthetase, which translates into the protein MTKQQIEQLLENSSHQSVKFAVTDIDGVLRGKLISKEKFLNALDKGVGFCNVIFGWDMNDEVYDNSEVSGWHTGYPDSFALIDPSTIRNIPWEEGKLFFLADFSESNDLSGVCPRSVLKKVEQQLSELGYTSKFSAEFEWFNFLETPHSLQEKDYTNPTPLTPGMFGYSILRASQNSEYVNDLFESLSNFGVPIEGLHTETGDGVYEAAIAYTSVVEAADRATLFKTAVKEIASQYGLTASFMSKWTDRLPGCSAHIHQSLWDAEGNNLFYDDKREKNLTELAQQYIAGVLHCLPYIMPMYAPTINSYKRYVEGSWAPTSASWGVENRTTTLRVIPHGKKSMRIENRVPGADINPYLAMAGSLASGLYGINNNLELNIPATSGNQYELTEQKRLPQDLKTAIEAMKDSEIPVELFGKEFVDHFIKTREWECHQYDPNKSNWELKRYFEII
- a CDS encoding DUF1800 domain-containing protein; translated protein: MFKEKLDHEKVKAIHQPREKTREKLDNPKAKGLSTTLNEFIPTAEKPWDKKRAAHVIRRLSFGLHYNDLDTALLMTPSQFIDSMIDAALNAEMPAAPEWENKYPPGWGASDEEVIQYFSENFDLYIEYQTEWTALMKAHPFREKMVLFWHNHFVTEIGKYELAPYAYRHFSILRNNALGNVKDFVREIGLDQAMLIYLDGVENRAESPNENYARELLELFTMGIGNYTQTDIEEIARALTGYWVNYFDFSVNFAAEIHDAGEKTFFGRTGNYDYNDVIDIIFEEREQEIAEYICTKIYKFFVYETPNEAIVSELAQLLINENFEIEPVVRTLLKSEHFFDDEIMGAMIKSPIELMLGLQIEVGEGLNEDLLSWQPWQLLNLGQFLFSPVNVAGWPGHRAWISTTTLPFRWQYSAIHAYAASIDPVSIAKAMSNPNDPYQLVEDLAEYMLAVDLPQADKDALPGVLLGGIPDYEWSVDAGGAKWRILSLMSHIRQLPAYQLK